The Ancylobacter sp. SL191 nucleotide sequence TCGATGTGCAGATCCTCGATGGCGGCTTTCCGAAATGGCTGGCGGAAGGCCATCCGGTCGAGGCAGGCGAGCCGACCATCTACCCCGCGAGCTTCGAGGCGCATCTCGACAAGAGCTGGGTCGCCAGCATCGACGAGGTCGCCACCCGCCTTGCCAATGGCAGCGCGCAGGTGCTGGACGCCCGCGCCGCCGAGCGCTTCCGTGGCGAGGTGCCGGAACCGCGCGCCGGCCTGCGCGCGGGCCACATTCCCGGCGCGCGCAATCTGCCGGTCTCCGAGGTGGTGAAGAATGGCCGGCTGGTCGATTCCGACGCCATCCGCGCGGCGGTGGACGCGGCCGGCATCGACACCGGCCGCCCGGTCATCACCAGCTGCGGCTCGGGCGTGACCGCCGCCATTCTCTGGCTCGCGCTCGATGTCATCGGCGCCCGGCCCAAGGCGCTCTATGACGGCTCCTGGACCGAATGGGGCGGCTCCGACCGCCCGGTGGCGACCGGCCCGGCGGCGACGCTGCCCAAGGAATAAGGTCACCGTTTTCCGGCGCCCTTCCCCGCCAAGCTGCCTACCCCCGCCAGCGTGAGGATCAGCGGGCCGTTCCGGGTGGCGACCACCGTGTGCTCATACTGCACGGTGAGCGCGCGCGGCTCGCTATAGAGCGTCCACGGATCATCGCCATCCTCGGCGTGCTCGGCGCCGAGCGACAGGAACGGCTCGACGGTGAAGACCAGCCCCTCGCGCATCACCCGCCGCTCGGACGCGTCCGGCCAGGTGGCGATTTCCTTGGGCTCCTCATGCAGGCTGTGGCCGATGCCGTGGCTCGCGAGGTTGCGCACCAGCGTGTAGCCGTTCTTGCGGGCGAAGGCGCCGACGGCCTTGCCGATCCCCGCCAGCGGCCGGCCGGCGCCGACCTCGCGCAGCCCCGCCCACATCGCCCGCCGCCCATCCTTGCACAGCCGCTCGACCGCGCGGGTGACCGGCGGCACGGCATAGGAAGCGCCGGTGTCGCCGAACACGCCGCCCTTCTCGGCGGAGACGTCGATATTGACCAGATCGCCCGGCTGGATCGCCCGCGCGCCGGGAATGCCGTGGGCGATCTCCTCATTGACGCTGATGCAGGTGGCGCCGGGAAAGCCATAGACGCTCTCCGGCGCCGAGCGCGCGCCCGCGCCTTCCAAGAGCGCCCGGCCGATGGCGTCGAGCTCGGCCGTGGTGATGCCCGGCTCAATCGCCTTGCCCATCGCCTCCAGCGTCACGGCGACGATGCGGCCGATCTCCTTCAGCGCCGCCAGCTCGGCCTCGCTCGTCACCACCATGGCGGGTTTCTCCGGTCGCGTCTTGAACAGGCGATGGCGTTCGAGACCATCGCGCCGCCGCTGTAACCGGCGAGGCCCCTCCGGGCAAGGCGCCGGCGGCCGGGTTGAGGCAAGCGCAGGCGGGGACGACCGGGGGAGGCGCGGCTTGGGGGGACAGGGCACGACCGGGGCATGCTGACGGGACAGGGTGCCGTCATCGGGCACCGCGCGCCGTCAGCACCCCGTCATCCCGGACGGCCAAGGGCCGATCCGGGATCGCGGCCCGGCTCATGATCGGCCGACGATCCCGGCTCGAAGCGGCGCCGTTCCCGCCCGTCATCGGCGGATGCCGTCGCCCAAAGGCCACGTCATCCCGGACGGCCAAAGGCCGATCCGGGATGACGTCCCGGCTCATGATCGGCGGACGATCCCGGCTCTGCGCTGCGCGGCTCCCACCCAATCGCCATCATCCCCGGGCTTGACCCGGGGATCCACGTCTTGGTTCGAGCCCGGCTTGCCAAACGGAGACGGGAGGCAGCGCCGT carries:
- the sseA gene encoding 3-mercaptopyruvate sulfurtransferase; the protein is MSYDPRFVSTEWLATHLGAPNLVIVDASWHMPATGRSGRAEYLERHIPGAVFFDIDAISDTSSPLPHMLPTEIVFRAAMESLGIGRSMKIVVYDTAGLFSAPRVWWTLKAFGAVDVQILDGGFPKWLAEGHPVEAGEPTIYPASFEAHLDKSWVASIDEVATRLANGSAQVLDARAAERFRGEVPEPRAGLRAGHIPGARNLPVSEVVKNGRLVDSDAIRAAVDAAGIDTGRPVITSCGSGVTAAILWLALDVIGARPKALYDGSWTEWGGSDRPVATGPAATLPKE
- the map gene encoding type I methionyl aminopeptidase encodes the protein MVVTSEAELAALKEIGRIVAVTLEAMGKAIEPGITTAELDAIGRALLEGAGARSAPESVYGFPGATCISVNEEIAHGIPGARAIQPGDLVNIDVSAEKGGVFGDTGASYAVPPVTRAVERLCKDGRRAMWAGLREVGAGRPLAGIGKAVGAFARKNGYTLVRNLASHGIGHSLHEEPKEIATWPDASERRVMREGLVFTVEPFLSLGAEHAEDGDDPWTLYSEPRALTVQYEHTVVATRNGPLILTLAGVGSLAGKGAGKR